A single genomic interval of Triticum aestivum cultivar Chinese Spring unplaced genomic scaffold, IWGSC CS RefSeq v2.1 scaffold7328, whole genome shotgun sequence harbors:
- the LOC123176349 gene encoding rop guanine nucleotide exchange factor 9-like: protein MVRFLRRHSLDKSNSHTHLRKEEEESNSCIESDTAEMQEPGGNGGGGAPPLPNGRTAPRSRLARDGPPSDLDVMKERFAKLLLGEDMSGTGKGVPSALALSNAITNLAASVFGEHRKLEPMAPDTKERWKKEVGWLLSVTDHIVEFVPTRQTAENGTTMEIMSTAQRRDLQINIPALRKLDAMLIVSAITLLDLARHLQRQPAKNLPHSSIDREGEPWRSGKAAAL, encoded by the exons ATGGTGCGGTTCCTCCGGCGGCATAGCCTTGACAAGAGCAACTCGCACACCCACCTacggaaggaggaggaagagagcaacagCTGTATAGAAAGCGACACGGCGGAGATGCAAGAGCCCGGTGGCAATGGTGGCGGGGGTGCTCCCCCGCTGCCCAACGGCCGGACGGCGCCTCGCTCCCGTCTCGCACGCGACGGGCCGCCCTCAG ATTTGGACGTGATGAAGGAGAGATTCGCGAAGCTGCTGCTTGGAGAGGACATGTCAGGGACCGGGAAAGGCGTGCCGTCGGCTCTAGCGCTGTCCAACGCCATCACCAACCTGGCCGCGTCCGTCTTTGGGGAGCACCGCAAGCTGGAACCCATGGCGCCGGACACCAAGGAGCGGTGGAAGAAGGAGGTCGGCTGGTTGCTGTCCGTCACGGACCACATCGTCGAGTTTGTCCCGACAAGACAGACCGCCGAGAACGGTACTACCATGGAG ATCATGTCGACAGCGCAGCGTCGCGACCTGCAGATAAACATCCCCGCTCTGCGCAAGCTGGACGCCATGCTCATTGTAAGCGCTATTACCTTATTAGATTTAGCTAGGCATCTTCAACGGCAACCTGCAAAAAACCTCCCTCATTCATCTATAGACagggaaggggagccttggcgcagtggtaaagctgctgccttgtga